In Centroberyx gerrardi isolate f3 chromosome 11, fCenGer3.hap1.cur.20231027, whole genome shotgun sequence, the following are encoded in one genomic region:
- the timm10b gene encoding mitochondrial import inner membrane translocase subunit Tim10 B yields the protein MEPDQQMRNLRDFLMVYNRMTEICFQRCTSNFNYRNLTMDEERCVDSCAGKLIRSNHRLMGTYVQLMPRMVQRRMEEMESKAAEAEAAAAAAASGAVGPAATEALPTTQTPIAPSPPTQIPPMLPPTVTDVGPVQTPAVPGQATDIFVVSAPSPVSGEAMVRPDMHDSVLQPAAVHIPLELDAAASKSTAAAPVTEMKLAAATALTSATETVNPLALNKPASGPSYTAVLPQSAIAGTQIESGNSMSVSVLPVFTPSRPITLSEDAPVSTVAAPTVSKATESLSGQDKAPEVSPLSGQ from the exons ATGGAGCCCGACCAGCAAATGCGAAAT CTGCGGGATTTCCTGATGGTTTACAACCGCATGACTGAAATTTGCTTCCAGCGATGCACCAGCAACTTCAACTACAGAAACCTCACCATGGACGAG GAGCGCTGCGTGGATAGTTGTGCTGGGAAGCTGATTCGCTCCAACCACCGCTTGATGGGGACCTATGTGCAGTTGATGCCTCGAATGGTGCAGCGGCgaatggaggagatggagagcaaggctgcagaggcagaggcggcggcggcagcggcagcaTCTGGAGCAGTGGGGCCTGCTGCCACAGAAGCTTTACCAACCACTCAAACCCCAATCGCCCCATCTCCACCCACACAAATACCTCCAATGTTACCTCCAACAGTGACTGATGTTGGACCAGTTCAGACACCCGCTGTACCTGGACAGGCAACTGATATATTTGTAGTATCTGCTCCTTCCCCTGTTTCAGGTGAAGCCATGGTGAGGCCAGACATGCATGACTCCGTCTTACAGCCAGCAGCGGTACATATTCCATTAGAGCTGGATGCTGCTGCGTCCAAATCCACAGCAGCCGCACCAGTCACAGAAATGAAATTGGCAGCTGCCACAGCGCTCACGTCTGCCACCGAAACAGTAAATCCCCTAGCGCTTAATAAACCTGCCAGTGGACCGTCTTATACGGCAGTCTTGCCTCAGTCGGCCATAGCCGGCACCCAAATTGAGTCTGGAAACTCTATGTCCGTATCTGTTCTGCCTGTGTTTACACCGTCAAGACCAATTACATTATCAGAAGATGCGCCTGTGTCAACAGTAGCAGCTCCTACAGTGTCTAAAGCCACAGAGAGCCTGTCAGGCCAAGACAAAGCCCCAGAGGTTTCCCCGCTGTCAGGCCAGTAA